In one window of Polynucleobacter sp. AM-7D1 DNA:
- a CDS encoding phosphomannomutase/phosphoglucomutase, translated as MQLSPSIFKAYDIRGIIDETLDPSIAKLIGQAFGTEMRELGETDIVIGRDGRLSGPSLIEALTEGLLSTGINVIDLGMVATPMVYFAANHTINGKTPRSGIMITGSHNPPNYNGFKMVLGTAAIYGEKIQDLRKRIEAKKFAVGQGTRSTFDIFPMYLNYIVGDIKLARPMKIAVDCGNGVGGAFAGKLFRALGCEVAELFCEVDGHFPNHHPDPAHIENLQDLIKNLQTTDNELGLAFDGDADRLGVVTKDGQVIFPDRQMMLFAKDVLARNPGGQIIYDVKCTRNLATYVKEHGGEPIMWKTGHSLVKAKLKETGAPLAGEMSGHIFFKDRWFGFDDGLYTGARLLEILSKEKNPSDTLNNLPNAICTPELQLACAEGEPFALLETIKANAKFPTSESINTIDGVRVEYADGFGLARPSNTTPVVVMRFEADSEEAIKRIQAEFKMVLLAAKPEAKLPF; from the coding sequence ATGCAATTGTCTCCATCTATTTTTAAAGCGTATGACATCCGCGGCATCATTGATGAGACCTTAGATCCCTCAATCGCCAAACTCATTGGCCAAGCATTTGGCACTGAGATGCGTGAGCTTGGTGAAACAGATATCGTCATCGGTCGTGATGGTCGCCTATCTGGCCCCAGCTTGATTGAGGCTCTTACTGAAGGCCTGCTTTCCACCGGTATTAATGTAATTGATCTAGGGATGGTTGCAACACCGATGGTGTACTTTGCTGCTAACCATACGATTAATGGCAAGACACCAAGGTCCGGGATCATGATTACCGGCAGCCACAACCCACCTAATTACAACGGCTTCAAAATGGTTTTGGGGACAGCGGCGATTTACGGGGAAAAAATTCAGGATTTACGTAAGCGCATTGAAGCGAAGAAGTTTGCCGTAGGCCAAGGCACTAGAAGCACTTTTGATATTTTCCCAATGTATCTCAATTACATCGTAGGAGACATCAAACTTGCTCGCCCCATGAAGATTGCCGTAGATTGCGGTAATGGTGTTGGTGGTGCATTTGCTGGGAAGTTGTTTAGAGCTTTAGGCTGTGAGGTTGCAGAGCTATTCTGCGAAGTGGATGGGCATTTTCCCAATCACCACCCTGATCCAGCACATATCGAAAATTTACAAGATCTCATCAAGAATCTTCAGACTACCGATAATGAATTAGGCCTTGCCTTTGATGGCGATGCGGATCGTTTGGGCGTAGTGACCAAAGATGGCCAAGTGATTTTTCCAGATCGCCAGATGATGCTCTTTGCTAAAGACGTTCTCGCCCGCAATCCAGGCGGCCAAATTATTTATGATGTGAAATGCACTCGTAATTTAGCAACCTATGTCAAAGAACATGGTGGCGAACCCATCATGTGGAAAACAGGCCATTCCCTAGTCAAAGCCAAGCTAAAAGAAACCGGCGCCCCACTAGCTGGCGAGATGAGTGGTCATATCTTCTTTAAAGATCGTTGGTTTGGTTTTGATGATGGTCTGTATACAGGCGCCCGCTTACTAGAGATTCTCAGCAAAGAAAAAAATCCAAGCGATACATTAAATAATCTACCCAATGCTATCTGTACTCCAGAGTTGCAGCTGGCTTGTGCTGAAGGTGAACCCTTTGCCTTGCTAGAAACTATTAAAGCCAATGCAAAGTTCCCGACATCAGAGTCAATCAATACGATTGATGGTGTGCGCGTGGAGTATGCCGATGGATTTGGTCTAGCTAGACCCTCCAATACAACGCCCGTAGTAGTCATGCGTTTTGAGGCAGATAGTGAAGAAGCGATTAAGCGGATTCAGGCGGAATTTAAGATGGTATTGCTCGCTGCCAAGCCAGAGGCAAAATTACCCTTCTAA
- a CDS encoding diheme cytochrome c, with the protein MKKILLIAFSILMAASPTFAAKMAMPADAPASYEAECASCHMAYPPALLSEQSWKNVMSGLSKHFGTDASVDAKTQTEITSWLIKNAATRQKYSETAPENRITKTSWFIRKHDEVRADVWKRASIKSPANCGACHIDADKGIFSENNIKIPAK; encoded by the coding sequence ATGAAAAAAATTCTTCTAATTGCTTTCTCCATACTGATGGCGGCATCACCTACATTCGCTGCAAAAATGGCAATGCCTGCAGATGCACCAGCTTCATACGAGGCTGAGTGTGCAAGTTGCCATATGGCCTATCCACCAGCATTATTAAGCGAACAAAGCTGGAAAAATGTCATGTCTGGCCTATCCAAGCACTTTGGTACCGATGCCAGTGTAGATGCAAAGACTCAAACTGAAATTACAAGCTGGTTAATAAAGAATGCCGCTACTCGACAGAAGTACAGTGAGACCGCCCCCGAAAACCGCATTACCAAAACATCATGGTTTATTCGTAAGCATGATGAAGTGAGGGCAGATGTTTGGAAGCGGGCAAGCATCAAGAGCCCTGCCAATTGTGGAGCTTGTCATATTGATGCTGATAAAGGCATTTTTAGTGAGAACAATATTAAGATCCCAGCGAAATGA
- the nadA gene encoding quinolinate synthase NadA, producing the protein MISKPIAFDYPQQNAVGETCTAQAWAKTPPPLHGDHKSAVIARIKQLLIEKDAALVAHYYVDGDIQDLAMQTGGFVADSLEMARFGKNHSAKNLIVAGVRFMGESAKILSPEKRVFMPDLEATCSLDLGCDASNFAAFRASHPDRTVVVYANTSAAVKAQADWMVTSSCALAIVHQLKVEGKKILWAPDRHLGRYIQEQTGADMLLWNGACIVHDEFKAVELEMLKASHPNAMILVHPESPQAVVDLADVVGSTSAMIKAVVEGSATEYIVATDNGILHRMRQLAPNKILIEAPTAGNSATCKSCAHCPWMAMNGLQGILNCLENASGEILIEEPIRIKALGCIERMLDFTKNHPDLLAKAQHGFVKNIGVA; encoded by the coding sequence ATGATCTCAAAGCCAATTGCCTTCGACTATCCTCAGCAAAATGCTGTTGGTGAAACCTGCACGGCCCAAGCTTGGGCTAAGACACCCCCACCACTCCACGGTGATCACAAATCAGCTGTGATTGCTCGTATTAAGCAATTGTTGATTGAGAAGGATGCCGCCTTGGTGGCTCACTACTATGTTGATGGCGATATCCAAGACCTAGCCATGCAAACCGGTGGTTTTGTGGCTGACTCTTTAGAGATGGCTCGCTTTGGTAAAAATCATTCAGCTAAGAATCTGATTGTTGCTGGTGTGCGTTTCATGGGCGAGTCCGCCAAAATCCTCAGCCCTGAAAAACGCGTCTTTATGCCTGATCTAGAGGCAACCTGCTCTCTCGATTTGGGTTGCGATGCTTCTAACTTTGCTGCGTTTAGAGCATCACATCCAGATCGTACCGTCGTGGTCTATGCCAATACTAGCGCTGCAGTTAAAGCACAAGCCGATTGGATGGTAACAAGCTCTTGTGCCTTAGCGATCGTGCATCAACTAAAAGTTGAGGGTAAGAAGATTCTTTGGGCACCTGATCGTCATTTAGGTCGCTATATTCAAGAGCAGACTGGCGCTGATATGTTGTTATGGAATGGCGCTTGTATTGTTCATGATGAATTTAAAGCTGTTGAGTTAGAGATGCTTAAGGCTTCCCATCCCAATGCAATGATTCTGGTTCACCCTGAATCTCCGCAAGCTGTAGTGGATTTAGCCGATGTAGTAGGATCTACTTCAGCCATGATTAAAGCTGTAGTCGAAGGCTCCGCCACTGAATATATTGTGGCTACAGACAACGGCATCTTGCATCGTATGCGTCAATTAGCTCCCAATAAAATATTGATTGAAGCACCTACTGCTGGCAATAGCGCCACTTGCAAGAGTTGCGCCCATTGTCCTTGGATGGCCATGAATGGCTTGCAAGGAATTTTGAATTGTCTAGAGAATGCTTCCGGTGAAATCCTCATTGAAGAGCCCATTCGTATTAAGGCACTCGGCTGTATAGAACGCATGCTCGACTTCACTAAAAACCACCCCGATCTCTTAGCTAAAGCACAGCATGGTTTCGTCAAGAATATTGGTGTTGCTTAG
- a CDS encoding DUF1924 domain-containing protein produces the protein MGLPLIVSAATPQDLLKSYEAQSGKASPSRGEQFFNAKHGKEWSCASCHENPPNHDTKHIVTGKVIKPLAPSANPARFTDEAKAEKWFKRNCNDVLGRDCSAQEKADVLSWLMTVK, from the coding sequence ATGGGCCTGCCCCTTATAGTTAGCGCGGCAACGCCTCAGGACTTACTAAAGTCTTATGAGGCTCAATCTGGTAAAGCATCACCCAGTAGAGGAGAGCAGTTCTTCAATGCCAAGCACGGTAAGGAATGGAGCTGTGCATCCTGTCATGAAAATCCCCCAAATCACGACACTAAACACATTGTGACTGGGAAGGTGATTAAGCCATTGGCACCTAGCGCCAATCCTGCACGATTTACTGATGAGGCCAAGGCTGAGAAATGGTTTAAGCGTAACTGCAATGATGTACTAGGCAGAGACTGTAGTGCACAAGAAAAAGCGGATGTCCTCTCTTGGTTAATGACTGTTAAATGA
- a CDS encoding cytochrome b/b6 domain-containing protein, translating to MNESIRDGVGATGKVREAIMVWDMPVRVFHWLLVICFAGAWLSSESERWAMIHYAFGYTACLLVLIRLVWGLIGTRYARFSQFLKKPKAVLEHFMAMLRGHPHHDVGHNPAGGLVMFALMLLILIIGLSGYLSIKEFLGNFVSEIHEAISSLVLGLVVVHIVAAVGMSLIERQNLIRSMVTGKKQGMPEQGIPYPQYLIGALIFLGALYFFYLTLTGKLPSLTQ from the coding sequence ATGAATGAGTCAATTCGTGATGGAGTTGGAGCCACTGGCAAGGTAAGGGAAGCCATTATGGTGTGGGACATGCCGGTGAGAGTGTTTCATTGGCTACTAGTAATTTGTTTTGCTGGTGCTTGGCTTAGCTCAGAGAGTGAGCGATGGGCCATGATTCACTATGCATTTGGATATACCGCGTGTTTACTTGTTCTTATTCGCTTAGTGTGGGGTCTGATTGGCACTCGCTATGCCAGATTTAGTCAATTTCTGAAGAAACCAAAGGCAGTGCTTGAACATTTTATGGCTATGCTACGCGGCCATCCTCATCACGATGTTGGGCACAACCCAGCGGGCGGTCTGGTTATGTTTGCGCTGATGCTCCTCATCTTGATTATTGGGTTGAGTGGTTATTTATCCATTAAAGAGTTTCTAGGTAATTTTGTTTCAGAGATTCATGAGGCGATTTCTAGTTTAGTTTTGGGCCTAGTCGTCGTTCATATTGTTGCCGCAGTTGGCATGAGCTTGATCGAAAGACAAAATCTCATCAGATCAATGGTGACAGGTAAGAAGCAGGGTATGCCAGAGCAAGGAATTCCTTATCCACAATATCTAATCGGCGCCCTCATTTTTCTTGGTGCTCTCTACTTCTTCTACCTCACTTTAACTGGCAAATTGCCTAGCCTGACTCAGTAA
- a CDS encoding sensor histidine kinase yields MKLLIALYFYILATIQLGLLLGVYHYYRSQSAVRPSAYWMGSLVVSILALAIFGTGVLTIEDVSKPEFNFTIANTLFYVAAILQLLFCRSLNQPISKRIEYAFIFSVLIFIPFFEWMRIHGTFEIRTAVICVITGSFFIWQIVQLREKRKSTPSKQLMYLQYATTAELFFAIGRLSVVVASGFTIRQVEQIPQFLILLTIMQIVMNTLAYIAIGGYWSERIALASAQSQTENKEIKSLLMERENLISNLLKANKTVATGALSASIAHELNQPLGASQLNIQFLQKKLSEGHLTAEQNQEILAALLADNQRATNIIQSLRSIFSDGKIGAEQIELDELIESILKITKPEIQAKNIQVVLDLRSNSVINVNRGEIQQVLLNLINNAIQALSESTRSSRMLQIESRDVSGGVQLLISDNGGGVPIDAQIHLFELLSNSNKRSGMGLGLWLCQHIVSRHGGSIRYEDASSGGAQFTVFLPSTQD; encoded by the coding sequence ATGAAGCTCCTCATAGCCCTGTATTTCTATATTCTTGCCACTATTCAGTTGGGCTTGCTATTGGGTGTCTATCACTACTATCGCTCTCAAAGTGCTGTTAGGCCAAGCGCTTATTGGATGGGATCTTTGGTGGTGAGTATTTTGGCCTTAGCCATCTTTGGCACTGGAGTTTTGACTATTGAGGATGTATCAAAGCCAGAATTTAATTTCACCATAGCCAATACATTGTTCTATGTGGCCGCTATTTTGCAATTGCTATTTTGTAGGTCACTGAATCAGCCAATTAGTAAACGAATCGAATACGCCTTCATATTTTCGGTCTTGATTTTCATTCCATTCTTTGAGTGGATGCGGATTCATGGCACATTCGAAATCCGAACTGCAGTCATTTGTGTCATTACTGGATCTTTCTTTATTTGGCAGATTGTTCAATTACGCGAAAAGAGAAAGTCCACTCCTTCAAAGCAATTAATGTATTTGCAATATGCCACTACTGCAGAATTATTTTTTGCTATTGGGCGGCTCTCTGTAGTCGTTGCATCTGGTTTCACTATTCGTCAGGTTGAGCAGATTCCTCAATTTTTGATTCTTCTGACAATCATGCAAATCGTGATGAACACGCTGGCTTACATTGCCATTGGTGGTTATTGGTCTGAGCGTATTGCATTAGCAAGCGCTCAATCGCAAACTGAGAATAAAGAAATTAAATCCTTGTTGATGGAGCGTGAAAATCTCATCTCCAATTTACTGAAGGCCAATAAAACTGTGGCAACAGGAGCTTTGTCAGCCTCTATAGCCCATGAGCTTAACCAGCCCTTGGGGGCCTCGCAACTGAATATTCAGTTTCTACAGAAGAAGTTATCTGAAGGTCATTTGACTGCCGAGCAGAATCAAGAGATTCTGGCTGCATTACTGGCTGATAACCAGCGCGCTACCAATATCATTCAATCGTTGCGCTCTATATTCTCTGATGGAAAGATTGGCGCCGAACAGATCGAGCTTGACGAATTAATCGAATCTATTCTCAAGATTACTAAGCCAGAAATTCAGGCCAAGAATATTCAAGTGGTTCTAGATCTGCGCTCGAATTCGGTAATTAACGTTAATCGTGGTGAGATCCAGCAAGTGCTTCTGAATCTCATTAATAACGCAATCCAGGCCCTAAGTGAATCCACTCGATCCTCTCGAATGCTCCAGATTGAGAGTCGAGATGTTTCTGGGGGTGTTCAATTGCTTATCTCTGACAATGGCGGCGGCGTTCCAATTGATGCCCAGATACACTTATTTGAATTGCTCTCCAATAGCAATAAGCGTTCAGGCATGGGCTTGGGTTTATGGCTTTGCCAACATATTGTTTCTCGTCACGGTGGCAGCATTCGTTATGAGGATGCCTCTAGCGGCGGGGCTCAATTTACCGTCTTTTTGCCATCCACCCAAGACTAG
- a CDS encoding tetratricopeptide repeat protein yields MYDDQSRLDLGQLNIERGSYSAAFDIFYGLAKDRASEDALYALTKMCFDGRLNPEQINTLFTLQNSNSSLGNGYAHFNVGLMFERGMGDVKQDYKTAVEYYEKAIKEEVLDAYCNLGNIYILGTGVAHGVVPNREKGIALLKKGAEEGSRQAAFTLGSLYATGDIIEQDLKQGYLYLTLAAFAKHDQAKRVLLIFEHAHPGNYREEFDTAQQQYWKIETMRRLYKCV; encoded by the coding sequence ATGTATGACGATCAATCACGCCTTGATTTAGGGCAACTAAATATCGAGCGCGGAAGTTATTCTGCTGCATTTGATATCTTTTATGGCCTCGCTAAAGATCGCGCTAGCGAAGATGCACTTTATGCATTAACTAAGATGTGTTTTGATGGCCGCCTAAACCCCGAGCAAATCAATACGCTATTTACATTACAGAACTCAAATAGTAGTTTGGGTAATGGTTATGCGCACTTTAATGTGGGCTTAATGTTTGAGCGCGGCATGGGTGATGTTAAGCAAGATTACAAAACTGCCGTCGAGTACTATGAAAAAGCAATCAAAGAAGAAGTGCTAGATGCCTACTGTAATTTAGGCAATATTTACATTCTGGGTACAGGTGTAGCGCACGGTGTAGTCCCAAATCGCGAAAAAGGTATTGCCTTGTTAAAAAAAGGTGCGGAGGAGGGTAGTAGGCAGGCTGCATTTACCTTAGGTTCTTTATATGCAACTGGCGACATTATTGAGCAGGATCTCAAGCAGGGATACCTCTATTTAACCCTGGCTGCTTTTGCTAAGCATGATCAGGCAAAGCGGGTTCTCCTGATATTTGAACATGCTCACCCAGGCAACTACCGGGAGGAATTTGACACGGCTCAGCAACAATATTGGAAGATTGAAACTATGCGTAGGCTTTATAAGTGCGTTTAA
- a CDS encoding NAD(P)/FAD-dependent oxidoreductase → MEQVDCVVVGAGVVGLAVAREMALQGRETILLEREDSFGTISSARNSEVIHAGIYYPKDSLKAKLCVEGNRLLYEYCRIHQVSTQAYGKLIVAADTSQLDDLQAILYKAQNNQVPDIKMISGAQAKALEPQLQCEAAVLSASTGVVDSHGLMLSLLGGFEDAGGMVAYQSPLLGAKPIGNAAESGFELTIGGADGMTIQTKLLINCAGLSAPALAQKIEGLSKDLIPKAYFAKGNYFSLSGKSPFSHLIYPIPEPGGLGVHLTLDMGGQAKFGPDVEWLDIDDESQINYTVDPKRGEGFYAAVRQYWPGLKDGALQADYSGVRAKIVPPNAPAGDFYFEGPEQHQLQGLFNLYGFESPGLTSCLAIAQHLEAQIKSSL, encoded by the coding sequence ATGGAGCAGGTTGATTGCGTCGTAGTAGGCGCTGGAGTGGTTGGATTAGCAGTTGCTCGCGAGATGGCATTGCAGGGTCGAGAAACTATCCTGCTCGAGCGCGAAGATTCATTCGGAACTATTAGCAGTGCACGTAATAGTGAAGTCATTCATGCGGGGATTTATTACCCAAAAGATTCTCTCAAGGCCAAACTCTGCGTGGAAGGCAATCGGCTCTTGTATGAATACTGCCGCATTCATCAGGTGAGCACACAAGCTTATGGAAAGCTGATTGTTGCTGCTGATACTAGTCAGCTAGATGATCTCCAGGCTATTTTGTACAAAGCGCAAAACAATCAAGTACCCGATATCAAGATGATCTCAGGAGCGCAAGCCAAAGCGCTTGAGCCGCAGTTGCAGTGTGAAGCAGCAGTGCTCTCAGCATCAACGGGTGTAGTCGATAGTCATGGATTAATGTTGTCACTGCTAGGTGGTTTTGAAGATGCGGGTGGTATGGTTGCATACCAATCTCCATTGCTTGGCGCTAAGCCAATTGGCAATGCTGCCGAAAGCGGGTTCGAGCTCACGATTGGCGGTGCCGATGGCATGACTATTCAGACCAAGTTACTGATCAATTGCGCGGGACTTAGCGCCCCAGCATTAGCTCAAAAAATCGAAGGCCTCTCGAAAGATCTGATACCTAAAGCTTACTTCGCCAAAGGCAACTACTTCTCTTTATCCGGAAAGTCTCCGTTCAGCCATTTGATTTACCCCATTCCTGAACCTGGCGGATTAGGCGTTCATCTAACGCTTGATATGGGTGGACAGGCGAAGTTTGGTCCTGATGTGGAATGGCTCGATATTGATGATGAAAGTCAAATTAACTATACGGTCGATCCAAAACGGGGAGAAGGCTTTTACGCCGCAGTAAGGCAATACTGGCCAGGCCTAAAAGACGGTGCTTTGCAGGCGGATTACTCTGGTGTCAGGGCCAAAATCGTCCCGCCAAATGCCCCAGCAGGAGACTTTTACTTCGAAGGGCCTGAGCAGCATCAGCTTCAAGGCTTATTTAACCTCTATGGCTTTGAGTCCCCAGGCCTCACCTCTTGTTTGGCAATTGCCCAGCATTTGGAGGCGCAGATCAAAAGTTCTTTATAA
- the pgi gene encoding glucose-6-phosphate isomerase encodes MSLQAQLASNSVHSALDVVLDTAYQGIDASDWAKLFANARKSQLEQFIADLFAGKHINNSEDRPALHSALRNLSKTPVLIDGSDVMPAVSEVWRRIEALCNKWVGVTDVIHIGIGGSDFGPRLAIEALAHVPGIESRGMRMHFLANIDTAELARILARAQPHSTRVIVVSKSFTTLETSMNAKAVVAWLKESGRTSSQIAHALYAVTANIPAAKDFGVEEENIFPFWDWVGGRYSVWSAVSLPIALQYGFETFKQFLAGAEAMDLHFKNASLEENLPVIMALTLLYQQEKHNIKAYAAIPYADALDWFPKWLQQLDMESNGKSVDRDGKPVKHSSPVVFGSAGSNAQHSYFQLFHQGTEIIPIDFIAVREPMSDRPEAVAHHRILLSNCLAQAQALANGKTASNPNDVYPGKRPSNLLLFPKLNAFYLGALLALYENRTATLGALWNINSFDQPGVEYGKVLAKPIEKALASHQNDIQASTDIDAVTAARINLLNSND; translated from the coding sequence ATGTCCTTGCAAGCCCAATTAGCCAGTAACAGTGTTCACTCTGCCCTTGATGTGGTGCTCGATACCGCCTATCAAGGAATTGACGCCAGCGACTGGGCAAAGTTATTTGCGAATGCTCGTAAATCTCAGTTAGAGCAGTTCATTGCAGACCTGTTTGCTGGTAAGCACATCAACAATAGCGAAGATCGCCCTGCCCTCCATTCGGCGCTGCGCAATCTGAGCAAAACGCCAGTACTGATTGATGGTTCAGACGTTATGCCAGCAGTATCTGAGGTTTGGCGTCGCATTGAAGCACTTTGCAACAAATGGGTTGGTGTCACAGATGTGATTCACATTGGGATCGGTGGGTCTGACTTTGGCCCCCGCTTAGCAATTGAAGCTTTAGCACATGTGCCTGGCATTGAAAGTCGCGGAATGCGCATGCATTTCTTAGCGAACATTGATACCGCTGAATTAGCACGCATTTTGGCGCGCGCTCAGCCTCATAGCACCCGCGTGATTGTGGTCTCGAAATCATTTACGACTCTCGAAACTTCCATGAATGCCAAAGCCGTTGTGGCTTGGCTTAAAGAGAGTGGACGCACGTCAAGTCAAATTGCACATGCTTTGTATGCGGTCACCGCCAATATTCCTGCCGCTAAAGACTTTGGGGTTGAAGAAGAAAATATTTTTCCTTTCTGGGATTGGGTTGGCGGTCGCTACTCCGTGTGGTCAGCAGTTAGCTTACCTATTGCCTTGCAATATGGCTTTGAGACTTTCAAACAATTTTTGGCTGGTGCTGAGGCCATGGATTTGCATTTTAAGAATGCATCTCTCGAAGAAAATCTGCCCGTTATCATGGCGCTCACCTTGCTATACCAGCAAGAGAAACACAATATCAAGGCTTATGCTGCTATTCCGTATGCCGATGCCTTGGATTGGTTTCCAAAGTGGTTGCAACAGCTGGATATGGAGAGTAACGGCAAGAGTGTTGATCGCGATGGCAAGCCTGTTAAGCATTCTTCACCAGTCGTATTTGGCAGCGCAGGTAGCAATGCGCAACACTCTTACTTCCAGCTCTTTCATCAAGGTACAGAAATCATTCCAATTGATTTCATTGCCGTACGTGAGCCGATGAGTGATAGACCAGAGGCAGTAGCACATCATCGCATTCTGCTTTCTAACTGCTTGGCACAAGCTCAGGCACTAGCCAATGGCAAAACCGCCAGCAATCCAAATGATGTTTACCCCGGCAAACGTCCGAGCAATCTCTTATTGTTTCCTAAGCTCAACGCTTTTTATCTTGGCGCCCTGCTTGCTTTATACGAGAACCGTACAGCAACATTAGGCGCACTCTGGAATATCAATAGCTTTGATCAACCTGGCGTGGAATACGGCAAAGTACTAGCTAAGCCAATTGAGAAGGCCCTCGCAAGTCATCAGAATGATATTCAAGCTAGTACAGATATTGATGCGGTGACTGCTGCTCGCATTAATTTATTAAATTCAAATGACTAG